The window GTTTATTATAATCGCAAAGATGAAACCCCTTATGTGGATCTGCAAGCTAAGCCTTTATATCCATTTGGTTATGGACTCAGTTATACACGTTTTGTCTATCAGCATTTTTCGCTCAATCACAAGTCTTTATCACAGCATGCCTTAGAACAAGGCGAAAGATTTAACCTAAGTTTTCACATAAGGAATGATGGTGACTATGATGCTAAGGAGATTGCTCAGCTCTATATATACGATATGGAATCCTGTATTACAAGGCGAATTAAGGAATTAAGAGATTTTAAGAAGATACATATTCCTCAAAACACATCTGTTCAAGTAACGTTGAGTGTGGGCATAGAAGAATTGTCTATTTACAATTATGACATGGATTTTGTCTTAGAACCGGGTCAGGTGAAATTAATGGTTGGTTGTAACAGTGACTGTATGTATCATGAGGAAATCGTAACGATTTGTTAACACATTAGAAAGTATATATAACTGTTATAAGGAAAGAGGCTGTTAGAAATGTAAAATTTCATAGTCTCTTTTTTCATGTCTTTTTCATTAGGATAACCTTGGAACAGAGTACCATCATACATCACTGTTAGACCATGTGGGTAGATTTTTAATAACGGACCTCTTATGGTCGATTATGTCCCTTTCATGGATATATCGTTACATGTATCCATTACTTTGATATACTTTCTTTAACGTTTTAAATGGATTAAGAAAGGATACAATGATGAACGATAAAATGATAAACAACATTAAAACCATCTTATTACTTTTGTTATCATCACTCTTACTCATTCTTAGTAATGGTCACTATATTCAAGCTTATGCGGCTTGGCTATTTCCTCTAGGATTTTTAATGGCTACGCATCCCATAGGGCTCAAAAAAAGTGTACTTGTATTATGCATCATTTGTGGTGTTGCATTTCAAATTTCTTTTTTATATTTTTCGTCTCGCTCCCCTGGAAACTTTATGTTCTACATACCTTTTTTTATGGGGCTTGTGATGGTCATACCTTTTTGGGCTCAAAAACTTGCCTTTCATAAGAGTAAACACTTTATAGCAACACTGATATTTCCTGCCTCTTTAGCTCTATATGAGTTCGCCATCTCATACCTTAGCCCAAATGGCACATTCGGTATTCTTGGTTACTCTCAGCACGATTTTCTGCCCATGATACAATGGGTATCGGTGATTGGTGTTGTTGGCATCACATTCGTTGTAACTTGGACATCAACAGTTGTTTACTGGGTCATTTTCATTAATCATGAAAAGAAGGGAAGGCGATATGCAGCTATACTGGGTGTATGTCTTCTGGGGATGTTGATGTTGGGAACGTATCGATTAGAGATGGAGCAAGATGCTGCCACGGTTCAAGTATCTGGTATTCATGTCTATGATTTGCGTCAGGATGAAACCGGTGATATGCTAGCACTTATGGATACAGATGAAGAAAGATTCAGAGAAGAAACCACCAAGCTTGCAAATCTATTGGTAGCTCAAACAATCGAGGAAGCCAAAATGGGATCAAAAATCATCGTACATGCGGAAGTATCCCCCTATATACATTATCAGGATATCGCTGCCTATATAGATGCTCTCAAAAAAGCAGCTAAGGATTATGGGGTATATATTGTTTCATGCCCTTATGTGGATTATCCAGAGGGTAAACGTGATGAAAATTTCTTACATGTCATAAATCCAGATGGAGAGCTTGTCATAACCCATTATAAATACGGAGGCAATATTTTTGAAGGTACAGTTAAGGGTGATGAAGTGATTCAATATGTGGATACCCCATATGGTCGTCTATCAGGGATTATTTGTTGGGATAAAGATTTTCCTCACACCATTCGTCAAGTTGGTGAAAAAAACATTGATATTCTGTTTATACCATCCGCAGATTGGAAGCAGATAACACCTTATCATAGTATTGTTGGTAAGATAAGAGGTATTGAAAATGGGGTGAATACGGTCACACAAACCATTAATGGCACATCCATGATTGCAGATACTCATGGTCAAGTTCTGCAGCAAATGAATCATTTTACCAGCGACAACTGGGTTATGCGAGGGCAAGTACCCATGAAAGGTAAGAAGACTATTTATCATGTAGTGGGTAAATACTTGCTCTTATGTGATATAATCATATTAATGTTTGTGGTATTATCGATCTTGTTTAGAAATAAAAAAAATAGTAGCCAGACTTAGGAGAAGTAGGATGAAGCTTAGTTTAATCTGCGAAAAAGACATACGCAAACGTATTGTAGACCAATTTGATGACCTGGGTATCTTTTTCTTTCAAGATGCAGACCTCTATTTGGTACAAGAGGGTCTGGAAGAAGCGTATATGCCTTGTGTTGTTTTTCAAAAAAGTAATATTGAGGGATTGATTGCGTTGGTTAAAAATATACTGCCCCCTACCAATGGTCATAAATTAATTGGTCTCTTAAATGAGGAATACTGTATGATTGCTTTTGAGGATATCCTCTACATAGAAGCTTATGATGCCAAAGTGTATTGTCATACAGTCAGTGATACCTTCCAATTGCGTAATACCCTCTATAAATTAGAAGCAACGCTGCCAAGAGAAGACTTTATTCGGATTAGTAAGTCATTTATTGTTAACATTAACAACGTGACGAAAATTATTCCCTGGTTTAATCGCAGGTTACTCATAAAATTCGTAGATTCTAACAAAGAAGTGGAAGTATCCAAAAACTACGTCAGCAAATTCAAGCAATTTTTAGGGATTAGGTGATAACATGAAAAAATACTATGCGCAAGTCATCATTGGGTCTTTTTTAATCGGTTTAATTGTTCGATTAGTGAATCAATGGTTAATGGGACTACCTATAGAGATTACATTTGATAGCTCGATTAATTCAGTCTTTATCGGCGTTTTTTCAGGCATTGCTACCATGTACATTTATACACGATTCTTAATAAGTTCAAAGTGGAGCCGCCTGCTAAAGTTTTTGGTAAGTTATGGTGTAATCATCCTTATCTATTTCATCATCAATGTTTTATATGAAGGGATTACGTATTTAGTAGATCCACATGCCTATCTCATAGCAGCTGTTATTGTGATTCTGGCAACGCCTATTATACTGGCTATAGAGAAGAATACAAGAATTTTTAACGAGGGACTTGAACGGGTTAAGTTAAAAAATCGCATGAGAAAATAGGACCAATTTCGAAAAAAGACTTTCAAACGAAAACTTGAAAGTCTTTTAATGTTGTCCATTTTCATACTTAGCTTTTAGTCGGTACTCAGTCGGTGTTAATCCAATTCTATTTTTGAACAAACGGGAAAAATACATGTTGTTATCAAAACCTGACTGAATAGCAATGGCGTTTACTTTATAATTGGTTGTGGTAAGAAGTGTCTGGGCTTTATCCAGGCGTTTTTTAATAATGTATTGATTAGGTGACATGTGAAAGGTTTTTGAAAATAGGTTGGAGAAATATACAGGATTCAAATCCATAATTTTTGCTAGGACAGCATTGCTTAATTTGGTATCTAGGTGATAATCAATGTAATTGAGTACCGTTTCAAATCGTAGCAAATCATGGGAAGGTTTTTTACAATGTTCAAAAAAAGGGGCAAGTAACTGGTAGATCGAACTATAAGTGAGCATAACAGAATAGGGTGTATCCCGTTTAAAATGTGTCTGTAGTGTATTAAATATACCCACAAAGTCGGCGAGGGCCTCTACTTGGATAGCTGGTTGATAGGTGGTAAAAATATCAAGAATATCATGATGATGCAAACGAAAATGGATGAAGTAATGGGATAAGAAATTTTCGCAAAGGGTTTCAACCATACTGAACGCTGGCAATAAATACATGTAGCCTGGTTGAAGCAAAAGTTTAGTATGATTAAGTGTGAGGGTGGCTTCCCCATCAAATACATAGTAGATGCGATGATGAGGGTAGGGAAAGCGCTTTTTTGACCATTCCGATGAAACAGTTCCCATATTCACCACATCAATGTGAACCTTTATGTTATTCAAAAAACTCATAGTACACCTCAATCTGTGATTTGTGCAATGATTTATGTGAATTATTCATTGATATATTTATACTGTTTAATTTATCATATATTTATGAAGGAATCAACGTTGATTTTTACTGTCGCTTATAAAGCCCATAAGTTGAGCCTAGGGCATAACGAAGGTATATCAACATGTTCACCGAAAGGATAGAAATATAATGAATAAACAACCCAATGTGGTATTTGTGTTAACCGATGATCAAGGGTATGGCGACCTTGGCTGTACAGGAAATTCAATAGTCAAAACACCCAACATCGATCAATTTTATCAAGAAAGTGTGCGCTTAACTGATTTTCATGTGGGTCCCACGTGTGCACCAACACGTGCTGGTTTAATGACAGGCCATTATGCCAATAGTACAGGAGTGTGGCACACTGTTGGCGGGCGTTCTTTACTTAGAAAAAATGAGGTGACTTTAGCATCTGCACTTCGTCAAGCAGGCTACCGAACAGGTATATTCGGCAAATGGCATCTTGGGGATACGTATCCCTATCGTCCCATGGATAGAGGCTTTGAAGAAACAGTCGTTCATGGTGGTGGCGGCATTAGTCAAACCCCTGATTGTTGGGGAAATGATTATTTTGATGATACCTACTATGTGAATGGAGAAGAAAAGACATTCAAGGGCTATTGTACAGATGTCTTTTTTTCAGAAGCCTTGGATTTTATAAAGCGGCATAAAGATGAGCCTTTCTTTTGCTACATTGCAACCAATGCACCTCATGGACCGTATAATGTTGAGGATACCTATGCGAAGCCCTATCAGGATAAAACCCATCCAGAACGGGCTCGATTTTATGGTATGATTACGAATATTGATGATAATTTTGCTAAACTAAGAGAAACATTAGAAACTCTAAATGTCATGGACAATACCATATTTATATTTATGACAGATAATGGAACCAGTTGCGGTATGTACAGTGATGCAAGTGGATTTGTAGTAGACGGCTATAATGCAGGACTTCGTGGTGGCAAGAATTCTGAATATGATGGGGGTCATCGCGTACCATTTTTTATGAAATGGCAAGAAGGCGGCATTGGACATGGAAAAGATTTTGATATGCTTGCAGCTAATGTTGATTTTATGCCCACCCTATTAGATTTATGCGGTGTGACAGATGACAGCTTACACTGTCATGGTATGAGCTTAGCACCCTATTTACGAGAGGAAAAAAAGCCAGAGGATAGAGTACTGGTAACAGATTCTCAGCGTGTGGCGTATCCAGTGAAATGGCGAAAAAGTGCTGTTATGACTTTCAACTGGCGGCTGGTTAATGGTAGGGAACTCTACGCTATTCAGGAAGACAGGGAGCAAAGAGAGGATGTAAGTTACCAGCACCCTGATGTTGTGGAAGGATTAAGAAGAGAATATGATAAGTGGTGGGACATTGTTTCCAAGCAGTACGATAGCCTTATTCCATTTTCTATTGGTGATGAACCCATACAGATAAACTGTCATGATTTACGTAATGAAGAATGTCATACAGCTTGGAATCAAAAACAGATTCGTGATGGTATGCGGATTGACGGCTATTATGAAGTGGACGTTGAAACTCCAGGTGATTATCGTTTTTCATTACGCCGCTGGCCAAAGGTCGTCAACATACCTATTAGAGAGGGCATCGATCATGAGGATGTGGTATTTGAGAAAGGGTATATTCTACCACAGGACTGGTCTTATTATTCAGGTGGGAAGCCATTAGATATAGCCTATGGAGAGATACAAATTCAAGGACAATCCCATGTGACAGCCATTGATGACACGTCATGTGAAGCATCTTTTGTGCTATCCCTTGAAAAAGGTGAAGGACGACTGGTATGTCGTTTTCTGGGTGATGATAAAGCATGTGTTACAGCTGCCTATTATGTGGACATTGAGAAAGTGGGCTAGTTGTATGATGATTTTATAAGCATGAACGATGAAAGGGAGGATTTGTTATGGTTAAGCAACCCAATATTATTTTTATGATGACCGACGATCAGCGATACGATACCTTTGGTTTTAAAAGTGATGGTGTTGTGATAACACCTCATCTGGATAAAATGGCGTCAGAAGGTGTCTGTTTTAATCAGGCTTATCATGTATCGCCAATCTGTATGCCCAGTCGTGCTGCGGTACATATGAGTAAGTATATCAGTGATCATCAGTGTGGATTTGATGTGCCCACAGATAAAACGGTTACAAGACAAGAGTTCATGGAGAGCTATCCTGTATTGTTACGAGAAGCAGGCTATTATACAGGATTTATCGGTAAATTTGGTTATGCAGTTACAGATGAGAAAAAAACCAATGCAGAAAAAGTACTTGGAAAAAGAATACATGCAGATGGTTATGTGAGGACAAATGCCCAAGAAGACTTGGAAGAAAATATGCCCAAAGACTTATTTGATGAATGGTATGGCAATACAGGGCAAGGGCGGTATTTTCCTTTAGAAGACGGCACATTTAATGGCCATGCCAACCCATATGATGCCAAACATCTTACGGCATTTAACGGCTGTAAGGCAGTTGATTTTATTAAGAGAGCCAGTCAAACAGGTAAACCATTTAACCTGTCCATTAGCTTTAAAGGACCCCATAATCCTTTAACGCCTGAGCAAAGACACTTAGATAAGTATCAGAACGTTCAAGTGCCTAGACAATACAACGATACACCTGAACATTTTAATTTATTACCAGAGGTGGTTCGAAAGAAAAGTCGTAATCCAGAGTACTATTTCAATAGGGGAGAGTGGAAGAACTTTGGAGCAGGTACTTGGGAAATAGAGGAAAACTATCAAACAGACATAAAGAAATATTACGCCTTGATTACAGGAGTTGATGAAGTCGTTGGTAAAATCCGTGATACTTTAGAAGAGCTAGGCATTGCTGATCATACAATAGTAATCTACACATCAGATAATGGCATGTTTTGTGGTTCAAGACAGATTCACGGCAAATCAATTCTGTATGAAGAATCCATTAAAGCGCCTATGATTGTGCATGATCCTAGACTGGATAAAAGTAGACAGCATGTAGCCGTAGATGGTCTGATTTCTCATGTGGATATCGCCCCAACGATACTAGATTATGCAGGCATTGAGCCATATCCAGCCTATAGAGGCGTAAGTTTTAAGGGGCTTGTTGATGGTGAAAGGGATGAGATTCATGATTATGTGTATGGTGAAAATAATTTTAATAATAATTTTTTAGCCAAAAATGAAGTGAAAGACCCTTCACGTTATCAATCCATTCGCTCCAAGTATGTCAGAGGAAGACGCTACAAATATATACGGTATTATGAATGTGAACCTGTTATTGAAGAATTATTTGATGTCCTGGATGACCCCTATGAAGAACATAACCTCATAGGGAAAGATGCCTATGGGGATACCCATGCCTTATTAGCAGATAAATTAGAGCAATTTATAGGCAGAGTGTGTCATGAATAGAGGATAGAAGTAGAGTAGAATGAGGGAGCTAATCTATGTCGGATTGAGCTTTAAATAGGCATGTGTTATATTAGATATATTAAAACATATGCCTATGATTTTGGAAGTCGGGGGAGGATAACATGAATAAAGGATTTTTAAGACTTTTTATAAAATTCTTTGTGCCGTACTTAATGTTTGTTATGTTAATCTTTGTCTTTGCCTCTATTACCTACGTGACAGCTTTTAATGAAATTGAGCATAATGCTGTCAACATGCAGAAATCTTATATTGACCAGAGTAAATCCGTTATTGATAGAAGGTTTAGAGAAACCGTTGATGCTTCTTTTCAGCTACGGGAGTTTTCAACCATTAAAGCGTTTAAAGAAAAAAGCTATGCATCTGTCAATAAGGATTATTATAGTGCTGTCACTTTATATAATGAATTACAAGATAAATGGTTTCAAAATGAAATCATTAGAGGGTATTTTATATTTTTTGAGAAATCAACCATTGTAGCTAATCCTATTGAAGTGTATTTTTATAAGAGTTTTAATGATGAAGCCCTTAAAATTGAAGGCGTAAGTAAAGAACAACTGTGGGAAGATCTGTTTTCGAAGTATTATTCAGGTCATGTTTTGTATGCCAATAAGATGAAATATTATGAAAATAGCCTTGTTGGGATACCTGTCGTTACTACATTAGGTCATGGTATGGATGATGCCCTTGCTGTTATTTTGATGATCATGGATGGTGACAAATTAAAAAACAGCATGACGGTATTTGCAGAAAGCTTTCATGGTAACTTTTTTATAGTGGATGAACAAGATAACATGCTGATGAGCTATGATACAGCATATGGTGTATCAGAAGATGGAAGCATTGATTATAACCTCCTTGAGGAAGATGCCGTTATGGTTAGAACGAATTCGGATGTGATACCATATACTTACATTTTAGTCCAATCAAAAGAAAAAGTGTTTCATGATATTCATGTATTAAGACGACGAGCGATCATCGGCATCCTGTCAATGATTGTATTAGGTTTTAGTATATCCATATGGATGGCAAAAAGAAATTCAGCACCCGTTGTCAAGTTGATGACAAGGAATGAGCAGTTAACAGAAAGAGTCAATCATCAATTACCTTATATCAAAACGACTTTTCTTGAAAGACTATTAAAAGGGGAATACAGTAATTTAGAAGAAATATCAGCCATTACCAAGCTTCTTAATACGGATTATACGGGAATGTATTATGGTGTGATGGTCATTGATTACGATGAGCATATGCATATTTTTGAAGAAGATGGTGACAGGTTGCTCCAGGAATTAGAGATGAAACGGGTTGAAGTAAAAGATGTTATTTTTGAAAATACGTTTCAGTCTGATTTTGTACATGATATTGATTATGACAAGATAGCCATTATTTTTATTGATCGGGTTGGGGATGTAGAGGCTTTTAAAAAAGACATCCAACATAAGACAGAGACATTAGGAGAAGCCATGAAAACCAGTCAACTCACAAGTATAAGATACGGCGTTGGTAGTATCTGTGACGATATAATGGCCCTTCCATTGTCATTAGGTCATGCTGTAGATGCCTTAGCTGTATCTGTTGGTAGTGAAGAAGGCCGTATCATATGGTATGAATCCATAGAGGAAAATTCAGAGTCCTATTATTTTCCTTTTGAACTTGAAAATCGATTATATAATGGTGTCAAATTAGGAGACAGCCAGCTAGTAACCCAGATTCTGCGGGAATTATTTAAGAAAAATCTTGTGGAACGAAACTTAAAAATTCACCTTATGCGGTTATTTATTCACGATATATGGGGCATCTTTAACCGAATAAGAGAACGAGCCATAGGCACCAATCATACCATGAATAACCTTATCCAAAGTGCAGTGATGGAAATGTATGACTGTACAGACCTTGAGAAAATCCAATTGTTTAGAAATACCTTGCTAAAAGTAACAGACATCTATGCTGTTGAGCGTAAGGAAAAGAAAAACTCAGTCATGGATAATATCAATGCATATCTTCGGCAAAACCTGAGTAATCCTAATTTTAGTTTACAAGATGTTGCCGATGAGTTTAAATTATCCTATAAGTACGTTTCTCAGATTTTTAAAGATTATAATGAAACTTGTTTTATCCATTATATTCAAACCATCCGAATGAAGAAGGCAGAAGAATTATTAATCAACACGAATATGTTTATTGGTGATATTGTCATTGCTTGCGGCTATAATTCAAGCAACTCCTTTGGAAAAGCTTTTAAACGCCACCATGGTGTGAGTGCTTCTGTATTTCGAGAAAAAAATAAGGAGTAATACGATAAGTGAAACACTTGACACAATGTTGTCAGGTGTTTTTTTATCCACGTGTCACCCTAGCTGGAAAATGGAACAAAGCCTAATATGGAAGTATTCCTATCATATGGAATCTATCACATTTACATATCTGTCTTAAGGATTTATGATGACGTTGTGACCATCATGATGCATGTGTAAAAACTACTTCGAAAGGATGAAAAACGGCATGAAAGCTCTTTTAAAGACGAGGCTTTTGAACCAAAGGAAGTTGAATAGCATAAAAAAGGATTGGCAATTGTATCTTCTTGTTGCTCTTCCAGTCATCTACATTATTGTATTCAAATTGGTTCCTTTATACGGCGTTCAAATAGCTCTAAAGGATTATGTTGCCAGAATAGGTATTACTGGCAGTGAATGGGCAAATCCTTTATTTAAACATTTTATTAACTTTTTTAATGATTATAATTTCTGGAGGGTTATTCGAAATACCTTGACCATTAGTGTGTATGGTTTAGTGGCAGGGTTTCCTTTACCCATCCTGTTTGCTTTATCCTTAAATTATCTTGGTAACAAAAAAATCAAGAAAACCATACAGATGTTAACCTATGCACCACACTTTATATCCACGGTTGTCATTGTGGGGATGCTCATGCAATTTTTTCAAACGAGAACAGGGATGGTGAATCAATTATTTACGTATCTTGGTATGGAAGAAATTGATTTCTTTGGCACAGCCGGCACCTTTCCCCATATGTATGTCTGGTCCCAGATATGGCAGAATCTCGGTTTTAGTTCAATTATCTATATCGCCACACTGACAGGTATTGACCCGGCACTCCATGAAGCTGCCATTATGGATGGCGCTAATAAATTACAGAGGATGTGGCACATTGATTTACCTGGCATTATGCCTACCGCTATTGTGTTATTAACATTGAACCTCGGGAAAATACTGAATGTAGGTTTTGAAAAAGTACTGCTGATGCAGAATCCCATTAACATTAAGCTATCGGAGATTATTACTACATATGTGTATAAAGTTGGGCTTGCATCAGCCATACCACAGTTTAGCTATTCCACTGCCATTGGTATATTTAAATCTGTCATTGGTTTAATTCTCATTTTAACCTTTAATAAATTATCTAAAAAAATATCAGAATCCAGTTTATTCTAGGGGGAAAAGTATGAAATATAAAAATACAGGTACGGATCAGGTATTCAATATTGTAAATGGTATTATCTTAGCATTCATATTCATTGTCGTCGCTTATCCGCTCATCTATGTGGTGAGTGCATCCCTAAGTTCTCCCACTGCTATAATTCAAGGGCGGGTCAAATTACTACCCGTTGATTTTTCATTAGGTGGTTATAAAGCAGTTTTTGCAAATGGTGCGGTTGTAACAGGCTTTCTAAATTCCATGTTTTATATGATTGTTGGCACCTGTGTCAATGTGATGATGACGGTGATGTTAGCCTATCCCTTATCCAGGAAAGGATTTTATGGTGGGAAAGCCATTACCTTACTATTGATTTTTACAATGATGTTCAATGCAGGACTTATCCCTAATTACCTTTTAATCGATAGTCTTAACTTAATTGATAAACGAGCGGTTATGATTATTCCCAAGGCATTAAATGTATGGAATGTGATGATTACCATTACATATTTTAGAACCACCATACCTGATGAGCTGCTAGAAGCATCTCAAGTAGATGGGTGTACGGATTTTAATTTTATAGGTAAAATTGTGCTGCCCTTATCCAAACCTATTTTGGCAGTCATCTCACTGTTTTATGCCGTTCAACATTGGAACTCTTTCTTTGATGCCATGCTTTATCTAAACTCGGAAAAATTAGTGCCCTTGCAAATTGTATTACGGGATATTCTTGTACAAAATCAGCTATCCATGGATATGATTACTTCCCTGGACCCAGAGTCCATCTCAGTAAGGGAGAATCTTGCCGTCCTGCTGAAATACGCGTTGATTGTGGTATCCAGTTTGCCACTACTCATCATGTACCCTTTCATTCAAAAATATTTTGTGAAGGGCATCATGATTG is drawn from Vallitalea pronyensis and contains these coding sequences:
- a CDS encoding nitrilase-related carbon-nitrogen hydrolase: MINNIKTILLLLLSSLLLILSNGHYIQAYAAWLFPLGFLMATHPIGLKKSVLVLCIICGVAFQISFLYFSSRSPGNFMFYIPFFMGLVMVIPFWAQKLAFHKSKHFIATLIFPASLALYEFAISYLSPNGTFGILGYSQHDFLPMIQWVSVIGVVGITFVVTWTSTVVYWVIFINHEKKGRRYAAILGVCLLGMLMLGTYRLEMEQDAATVQVSGIHVYDLRQDETGDMLALMDTDEERFREETTKLANLLVAQTIEEAKMGSKIIVHAEVSPYIHYQDIAAYIDALKKAAKDYGVYIVSCPYVDYPEGKRDENFLHVINPDGELVITHYKYGGNIFEGTVKGDEVIQYVDTPYGRLSGIICWDKDFPHTIRQVGEKNIDILFIPSADWKQITPYHSIVGKIRGIENGVNTVTQTINGTSMIADTHGQVLQQMNHFTSDNWVMRGQVPMKGKKTIYHVVGKYLLLCDIIILMFVVLSILFRNKKNSSQT
- a CDS encoding LytTR family DNA-binding domain-containing protein, encoding MKLSLICEKDIRKRIVDQFDDLGIFFFQDADLYLVQEGLEEAYMPCVVFQKSNIEGLIALVKNILPPTNGHKLIGLLNEEYCMIAFEDILYIEAYDAKVYCHTVSDTFQLRNTLYKLEATLPREDFIRISKSFIVNINNVTKIIPWFNRRLLIKFVDSNKEVEVSKNYVSKFKQFLGIR
- a CDS encoding helix-turn-helix domain-containing protein, producing the protein MNNIKVHIDVVNMGTVSSEWSKKRFPYPHHRIYYVFDGEATLTLNHTKLLLQPGYMYLLPAFSMVETLCENFLSHYFIHFRLHHHDILDIFTTYQPAIQVEALADFVGIFNTLQTHFKRDTPYSVMLTYSSIYQLLAPFFEHCKKPSHDLLRFETVLNYIDYHLDTKLSNAVLAKIMDLNPVYFSNLFSKTFHMSPNQYIIKKRLDKAQTLLTTTNYKVNAIAIQSGFDNNMYFSRLFKNRIGLTPTEYRLKAKYENGQH
- a CDS encoding arylsulfatase is translated as MNKQPNVVFVLTDDQGYGDLGCTGNSIVKTPNIDQFYQESVRLTDFHVGPTCAPTRAGLMTGHYANSTGVWHTVGGRSLLRKNEVTLASALRQAGYRTGIFGKWHLGDTYPYRPMDRGFEETVVHGGGGISQTPDCWGNDYFDDTYYVNGEEKTFKGYCTDVFFSEALDFIKRHKDEPFFCYIATNAPHGPYNVEDTYAKPYQDKTHPERARFYGMITNIDDNFAKLRETLETLNVMDNTIFIFMTDNGTSCGMYSDASGFVVDGYNAGLRGGKNSEYDGGHRVPFFMKWQEGGIGHGKDFDMLAANVDFMPTLLDLCGVTDDSLHCHGMSLAPYLREEKKPEDRVLVTDSQRVAYPVKWRKSAVMTFNWRLVNGRELYAIQEDREQREDVSYQHPDVVEGLRREYDKWWDIVSKQYDSLIPFSIGDEPIQINCHDLRNEECHTAWNQKQIRDGMRIDGYYEVDVETPGDYRFSLRRWPKVVNIPIREGIDHEDVVFEKGYILPQDWSYYSGGKPLDIAYGEIQIQGQSHVTAIDDTSCEASFVLSLEKGEGRLVCRFLGDDKACVTAAYYVDIEKVG
- a CDS encoding sulfatase-like hydrolase/transferase translates to MVKQPNIIFMMTDDQRYDTFGFKSDGVVITPHLDKMASEGVCFNQAYHVSPICMPSRAAVHMSKYISDHQCGFDVPTDKTVTRQEFMESYPVLLREAGYYTGFIGKFGYAVTDEKKTNAEKVLGKRIHADGYVRTNAQEDLEENMPKDLFDEWYGNTGQGRYFPLEDGTFNGHANPYDAKHLTAFNGCKAVDFIKRASQTGKPFNLSISFKGPHNPLTPEQRHLDKYQNVQVPRQYNDTPEHFNLLPEVVRKKSRNPEYYFNRGEWKNFGAGTWEIEENYQTDIKKYYALITGVDEVVGKIRDTLEELGIADHTIVIYTSDNGMFCGSRQIHGKSILYEESIKAPMIVHDPRLDKSRQHVAVDGLISHVDIAPTILDYAGIEPYPAYRGVSFKGLVDGERDEIHDYVYGENNFNNNFLAKNEVKDPSRYQSIRSKYVRGRRYKYIRYYECEPVIEELFDVLDDPYEEHNLIGKDAYGDTHALLADKLEQFIGRVCHE
- a CDS encoding helix-turn-helix transcriptional regulator; its protein translation is MNKGFLRLFIKFFVPYLMFVMLIFVFASITYVTAFNEIEHNAVNMQKSYIDQSKSVIDRRFRETVDASFQLREFSTIKAFKEKSYASVNKDYYSAVTLYNELQDKWFQNEIIRGYFIFFEKSTIVANPIEVYFYKSFNDEALKIEGVSKEQLWEDLFSKYYSGHVLYANKMKYYENSLVGIPVVTTLGHGMDDALAVILMIMDGDKLKNSMTVFAESFHGNFFIVDEQDNMLMSYDTAYGVSEDGSIDYNLLEEDAVMVRTNSDVIPYTYILVQSKEKVFHDIHVLRRRAIIGILSMIVLGFSISIWMAKRNSAPVVKLMTRNEQLTERVNHQLPYIKTTFLERLLKGEYSNLEEISAITKLLNTDYTGMYYGVMVIDYDEHMHIFEEDGDRLLQELEMKRVEVKDVIFENTFQSDFVHDIDYDKIAIIFIDRVGDVEAFKKDIQHKTETLGEAMKTSQLTSIRYGVGSICDDIMALPLSLGHAVDALAVSVGSEEGRIIWYESIEENSESYYFPFELENRLYNGVKLGDSQLVTQILRELFKKNLVERNLKIHLMRLFIHDIWGIFNRIRERAIGTNHTMNNLIQSAVMEMYDCTDLEKIQLFRNTLLKVTDIYAVERKEKKNSVMDNINAYLRQNLSNPNFSLQDVADEFKLSYKYVSQIFKDYNETCFIHYIQTIRMKKAEELLINTNMFIGDIVIACGYNSSNSFGKAFKRHHGVSASVFREKNKE
- a CDS encoding ABC transporter permease; this encodes MKALLKTRLLNQRKLNSIKKDWQLYLLVALPVIYIIVFKLVPLYGVQIALKDYVARIGITGSEWANPLFKHFINFFNDYNFWRVIRNTLTISVYGLVAGFPLPILFALSLNYLGNKKIKKTIQMLTYAPHFISTVVIVGMLMQFFQTRTGMVNQLFTYLGMEEIDFFGTAGTFPHMYVWSQIWQNLGFSSIIYIATLTGIDPALHEAAIMDGANKLQRMWHIDLPGIMPTAIVLLTLNLGKILNVGFEKVLLMQNPINIKLSEIITTYVYKVGLASAIPQFSYSTAIGIFKSVIGLILILTFNKLSKKISESSLF
- a CDS encoding carbohydrate ABC transporter permease; amino-acid sequence: MKYKNTGTDQVFNIVNGIILAFIFIVVAYPLIYVVSASLSSPTAIIQGRVKLLPVDFSLGGYKAVFANGAVVTGFLNSMFYMIVGTCVNVMMTVMLAYPLSRKGFYGGKAITLLLIFTMMFNAGLIPNYLLIDSLNLIDKRAVMIIPKALNVWNVMITITYFRTTIPDELLEASQVDGCTDFNFIGKIVLPLSKPILAVISLFYAVQHWNSFFDAMLYLNSEKLVPLQIVLRDILVQNQLSMDMITSLDPESISVRENLAVLLKYALIVVSSLPLLIMYPFIQKYFVKGIMIGSVKG